GAAGGGGTTCGATTGATTGGGGTAAGACAAAGAAGGGCAGAGTTTTGGGATCTATTAACAGTTTTAGGATTTGGATTGGTCTAAAGTAAAATAAATAGCAAAGTAAATATAAAAATGGGAAACTAAAGCATTACATTTGGCAGTAGGCCAGGAAGTACAGACTTAGGCATTGAGCTCTGTGTAATCTCACTTCTTTATtacttttgttttgtttgtttttgtttagAGTAGGTTAGAAGTTAGATTCACCCACCagaataaattataaaaaataaaacaaaattattgGATGTATCAGGGATCTTTTATCACACAACACCAATAGTAAAAATAgggacaatttatttttattttttttaaatgtttgatCTATCAACATCCTATAAGTTTTCTACATATtacttttttaaataaaattttaagtcTCGTTGTTTTAGAAAATTTATTGATGAAAGTCTTATACATATGAACAACTTAGATTTTTATCCTTCAATTAAACAAATGAGGTATAATATATACATTTGATGAAATATATACATAATGTGACCTATAAAAAAAGAGTAAGTAGATCTGTCATGTACCCATatggaaaaaaaatcaaatttacgTCTTATTTGGAAGTTTGATTATTTGTGCCTCATTAAATTCATAGTTGAATTTGATGTTAgaattttctttttattgaaCATTGAAAATGACTTGATAAGCATATGATTATTAATTTTGCTCtatgaatattatttttttgtaaatgaTTATGTGCAATTAACTTATTattaatgtatattttttttatcttaaaaaaACATACATTTAAGATTATGGTTACCAAAAGTAATAAATATACATACCTCAATGTATTGGAAATAACAAATGCACTATTCATAATAGTAAGGCAAATTAAATTCAGTCTATCTGTCCTCATTTGTCTCAATATTTGTTAGCAAAAGTGGCGACATGAATTCAGACCTGAAATTTAAGCATGGTACATTGAATTGCCTAATTTTGAGGacactcctgctactactactagttGGGCTTATCGTTAGATGGGTTGGTCGGGTTAGAAGACATTTTTATCCGTCTAATGTTATAATCGGATTAGCAAAAGTGACctgtaacttgcccaattaagaagtttttttttaacccgtccaataatttgggcggaTTAACCCGCCCAAATcgaaatggtatttttttttgcGGGTTGATCGAGTCAACCCGTccaaacaaaagtggtatttttctttttacatttttgtaattttttattttaaatattagtactaatagtgtgaagtttatctttttaagcttaaaacaatattttaaatttacagtaaacaaattaaaacaaaacttaattaatttatatatttatttgaatatattaaaaataataagttcTTAATTGagcgggttgaaaataattatcaacgcGCTTTTCAActcgcccaatgtaacaattggacggtttaaattttggtcggtttatttgGGTTGCATTTTTTGGCAGTTTTTTTGAATTGATTTGGGTAGATTATTCGGGTTGAGTGGTTTGTAAAAATTTCTGGCCCTAACTACTAGTATATTTATCATATCTCATATTCTAAATGGTTACCCTTAAAACCTCTTCCATTTATAACACATTCATTAATGTACCCAACATTCATTCAATATACTAAAAACACAATATATGGCTAATTAATCCGAACATCACCTAAATGACATTGATGTTGATGCAACGGGATTAAACTTCTTTGCTATATTTAGctttctttttttctcttcttttttgctAGGTGTCCCTTTAATTAACTTTATTTTGAGTTTTGAAACATAGGTTAAATTAAACCCACAAATTTATTTTCAAAGAAAGAATAATAGTAATGAAAAGTGAAAGAGGAAAAGAAAAGTGGGTCCCTCCCAAGTTTCAAAAACCCAAATCCTCTTTAACATTTCCCTAGTTGTTTGTGCCACTTAAGATTTTTAAGTCATGGGatagagaaatatatatatattgataagtGATTCACTAAAAGACACCCCACCATAGGTCAAACGCAACCTTTTAGCGCccacaaatattttttttcctcCTTATACATGTAAAACGACATCGTAAAAGCCATCGTAACCTTTGGTCGCTCACTAGCCAACCAGTACCGTAAAAAGGCTTTAATTCTAGGGGTATTTTCGTACAATTAGCTCTACTCGACGGCGATCGCTGCCAAAATCGATTGACATTCTGAGAGATTTCACTGTATTATTTCTATAACAGTACTCGTAatgaaaacattttttttttgggttttttctttttaattttcagAGATAGAAAGATAACAGAAGATTTCGtactatttctctttgaatttttgtgGGTGTTGAGATTGATAGGAGAAAGAAACCCTAAGATTTGGTTTCACTGACTTGGCGGGTCTCACTCACTCTCAGTCTTATCTTTTGTATCTGTCTGTTCTTTCCTTCTTTTGGGTACTCGTTTGGTGTGTTCGTGTTGTTGTGGTTACTTACTCTTTGAtgtgaagaaggaagaagaccaaacAGAGGCTAATTAGTGAATGTTATTGGTAAGGATTTTTTTGGTTTTGGGCTTCATCAAGTTTAAAGTGTTTAATGACTCTTTGATATTTGATGATATGCCCCATCCCCGTATGTACATTTGGGTTTTATTGACCACTGCTTGAGAAGATTTGTGGGTTTTAATGATTTTCACGTGGTGGGTCATGGTGTAGTAGCTGTGAAATGCTCTTTTTGAGTCCAGCTTCGTACTCGAGTGTTCCTGGGTTTCTGATATTTTCCTCTCTTTTTGtttcctctttctttttctttttttcttttttgtgtgGTTGTTGGTATAAGATTCTTAGTGTTTTATGGAATTTGGTTGGAGATACCATTGGTTTTAGCTGTTGATaatgtaatattttattttatataaccttttgttgttgttttgtttggttgctgagaaaaaaaatatgaaattgaagaAAATCATGGATATAAATGTTTATAATGTATGGTACCTGTattccttcttctctttcttaTGTTGGGCACATGggatttctttttatttattttttcttctgtTTTGGCCTCTTGCGCTCATCAAATCTCGTGTCTCTAACATTTTGCAGGACGAAGTATTGTTTAAAGCTCTACATCTGGTTGGGGTTAGCGCTGAACCTGGATTGATTTTCCTTCGTAGTATGCACCAGAAAAAGCTTAAGACTCTACCTTGATGATTTGATAGTTTTTGTAAGAGATCTTGTCAAGGAGTCTGTTGTCTGCGCCTTTTTTCCTCCAGCAAAATCATATGTTGAGGAAACCCATCTAGTTGGAATCGAATTTTGATAATTTACCTTTTGAACTATTTGTTTCACCGTTTTGACTCAGTGATTTAAAAGACTCGAAGGCAATCCAGCGGTGTACGAAGAATCTGGGCTCTATTTTACCTGTGTCGTTTAGTGTTCTACATTTACGTCTTATTTTGAACAGTGATCAATCTGTTTTCATTTACTTCACGAGGGTCTGAATCTGTAACATGATCAACACATTCAAGCAGAGAATCAGTGTCTTGCTTTCCGGGCCTTAAGAGTAAAAAGCCAAGATCTCTAAGATCGGTGTTTACTAGTTTCGGAATATTCATGAAATATTTCAGTTGGTAAATAGAGGACTAAACAgagaagaaaggaaaaaaaagaaaaaaaggccTTTTCCTGCTGGAGGAGGAAACAAAGAAACGTCTTGTCATTTGGGGCTCTAGTTGATAGAGGGAACGCCCAGTGTGTCTCTAATACTTGTCCGGGAATCAATGGTGAGGATAAGATCTTTGTTGGATCATGCTCTTGTCCGGGTTTTAAAGATATGAGCTTGAGTGAGATCTGTATTTCTTGTTAGCTAGGAATTTTTGTCAAAATTTAGCGGTGCTAATGAGTCGAGACCAGAGGCGCGGTAAGCAGGAGAAAGGGTCCGATGTGGCTGAGAAAGTTGTGGTCGCCGTCAAGGCATCCAAAGAAATTCCCAAAACTGCTCTTGTATGGGCATTGACGCATGTTGTTCAACCTGGGGACTGCATTACTTTGCTTGTGGTTGTCCCTTCACAAAGTTCAGGTAATTTTTCTGTGTTGTAATTCAAGTCCACTGTCTACAGATGATTTGGTATACTTTATTCTCACTACTGTTTTCCTTAGAATATCTCAATGTCAATTTTTCAATATAACGGCTGACTATGTCCTTCACTTTACCAACCAACTTTCATAGTGGTTAGTCTGTTTATTTATTGTTGTACTCAACGGATGATTTTATTGAAAAACTGCTAAGCTATTTCATCATTTTCACTAGAATTGAGTAGCTTTCCTTCTCTACTTTCTGCTGCCTAGTTATTACTATTGTTAATATTTTTCAAGAGGGTAGCTCAAACAGTCAGGCTTGTGAATTGTTGCCACAAGGTCTGATGGTAGAGTCCCTCCTGGGTACTCTCCCCTtgctattattatgtatttaataGGAAGTAAACTAATTTCCTCCATTCTTCAGGTAAAAAGTTATGGGGCTTCCCAAGATTTGCAGGGGACTGTGCCAACGGTAACCGGAAGTCTCTTTTGGGAACAATCTCTGAGCAAAAGATTGACATTAGAGATTCATGCTCTCAGATGATTGTTCAGCTTCGCGATGTTTATGATCCAAACAAAGTAAGTCTCTTTTATTTACGCGTATTATATAATTCTTGGGTTTGGATAATGTTTTCACTTGATGTATTCTGCTTATTCACTTTTACAGGTAAATGTCGATATAAAGATTGTATATGGATCACCTTGCGGATCCGTTGCAGTTGAGGCCAAGAACGCTCAAGCTAGTTGGGTTGTATTGGACAAGTAATGTTCCATCTATTTGTCACCCTTGAGAAACAAGCCTTGGATTTATCTATATAAACCCGTCATTTATATTAAGTATTCTTTTAGTTCTTTTCTTAGTATCTGAAAATTAATTTATGTTCTGCATGTAAAATCATGGATCCATTATCTCCTCTTACCTGTTTAATTTTTATAGACATCTTAAACCAGAGGAAAAACGCTGCATGGAGGAGCTGCAATGCAACATTGTGGTTATGAAGCGTTCACAGCCGAAAGTTCTTCGCTTGAATTTAAACGGGTTACCAAAGGAACCTGAATCTGCCTGCCATTTACCTTCTGAGCTTGATGAAGCGTCTCAAAAGCATCCTCGAAAGAAGGATGATTGTTTAAACCCTGTTCGGGTGCCTGTTGGGACTCCAACCAGTAGTCCAGAGCTAGGCACACCATTTACAGCAACTGAAGCTGGAACTTCGTCAGTGTCAAATTCAGATCCAGGAACTTCACCACTTTTCATTTCAGAAATAAATGGGGTTCTGAAGAAGGAGGAATCATTTAGAGCCAAGGGAAATCAGGATATAGATGATGCTACATCAGATTCTGACAGTGAAAATTTATCCACTTCTTCAGCTAGTTTGAGGTTCCAACCATGGATATCTGATTTTCTAATTTCACAAAGTCATTCCACACATTACGTAGAAGAAAGTTCTCACAAATCAAGTGATAGGCCTCAGGCATCATCAACCAAAGCTTTGCTAGGCAAGTTCCAGAAATCTGATAGAGACGCTGGAGTTGGAATGTTAAACTACATAGGAAATGGGGACTTCAGTGGAAATGTGAGAGAAGCAGTTTCACTTTCCAGAAATGCTCCACCTGGTCCTCCCCCCTTGTGCTCTATATGTCAACACAAGGCACCTGTGTTTGGAAAACCACCAAGATTCTTCAGCTATGCTGAGCTGGAGCTTGCGACTGGTGGATTTTCACAAGCCAATTTCTTGGCAGAAGGAGGGTATGGTTCTGTTCACAGAGGAGTGCTTCCTGATGGCCAGGCTGTCGCTGTCAAGCAGCATAAGTTAGCTAGTTCTCAGGGGGATCATGAATTTTGTTCAGAAGTTGAAGTCCTCAGCTGTGCCCAGCATCGCAATGTTGTCATGCTGATTGGCTTCTGCATCGAGGACAGAAGAAGATTGTTGgtttatgaatatatatgcaaTGGATCACTAGATTCTCATCTATACGGTAAGTTTATTTCCTATGACAATGGATTCTGTTCGTTTGCCAATATGTATAAGATTAAGCTTTCTTGCCCATTTCCCAACATTATCACTATTACTAGTACAAAGTACTTGtatgtatatttttatttattatatttatcaaCACATGAATTGTTTGCTAAAAATCTTCCTTGGATTCAGAAATAACTTGGGTATATTTCAGGACAACATCGGCAACCATTAGAATGGTCTGCGCGGCAAAAAGTTGCTGTAGGAGCTGCTCGAGGACTGCGATATCTCCACGAAGAATGCAGAGTAGGTTGCATTGTCCACCGCGACATGAGACCGAACAACATCCTGATCACCCATGATTTTGAACCACTGGTATATACTGATGTCTCAGTCTGCATTATACAGTTGTAAATAGAGCTGCTGTTGTATTCTTCAATTTGAAATAAGAGCCTTAGTTTCTCTTTTTTGAAATATAACTGGATCGAGTGGTTGTGACGTGTTTTGAGTTTCATCTTAAATGTTAGTTTGTTACACACTAATGAGGGCACGTTTGTTTTATTTCTCTCGTAAGGTTGGGGACTTCGGCCTGGCAAGGTGGCAGCCTGATGGAGATACTGGTGTGGAAACGAGAGTAATTGGGACATTCGGGTAATTTTCCAGAGTACGGCCCTACTGCTCTGATTTACCTTTGCAATTATGTAAAACACCTGTTCCTGTGTTGTAGATATTTGGCTCCAGAATACGCTCAAAGTGGTCAAATCACTGAAAAAGCTGATGTATATTCTTTTGGGGTGGTATTGGTGGAGCTTGTTACAGGCCGAAAAGCTGTGGACCTCAATCGACCCAAGGGTCAGCAATGTCTCACTGAATGGGTAAAATGGCGAGAAATTTATTGATATCCTAATCTCTAGTATTCTTTTGCAGTCCAATAATGTACCAAAAGTTTATAACAAGTACTATTTCTGTAACAGGCCCGGCCATTGTTGGAGGACTATGCCATTGACGAACTGATTGATCCAAGGCTAGGAAATCAGTTTTCTGAACAGGAAgtttattgcatgttgcatgcTGCTTCATTATGCATACGCCGGGATCCCCAATCAAGGCCTCGCATGTCACAGGTGAAGATAACCTATATACTTCGTTGAACAGGGCATTTAACTGGACTTGTAGGTTTTGGGGTATTTTTCTGAGAGTCTAAACTGGTCTGgagtttaatatatatgttttaactGTTTCTTGAAGGTGTTACGTGTACTAGAGGGTGACATGGTGATGGATTCGAACTCGAACTTCATGTCAACACAAGGGTATGACGTGGGAAGCCAGAGTGGTCGAATGTGTTGGTCAGATCAGCAGCACCAACAATATAGTGGCTCCCTAGCTGCCGAGCCGTTGGAAGAGTTTAGTGGGAAGCTATCTCTCGAGAATTTGAGGCCAGCGTTTTGGGAGAGGGTCAAGGCAAGGGCCTCCTGTGAAGATCTGTAAAGTTCCAACCTATTCAGGGTTCTGCTTAAATATGTATTTACCCCACATGTAGTTTTTCTCCCTTTCATATTTTTGTCTGCTGCAACTAGATTTTTGCTTCTGTATAGTAGAAGTAGAAAATATTAAGTTTTTGTAATTCTTtggaaaatgaaggaaaatttaCTTTTTACAGCGCAAATGACTTCAAGAGTATATCTCTCAAATATAAGTGTTTTCCCGTGTCTTGTTAATGCAATGTCGTTTGAACCTGTGTCAATTATCGTTGACAATAATCAAAATGATCTGATCCTCATTCCCAGAACAGAAAGAggaaaaggaaataaaatgttttATGTGCATAAATAATCAGAATGTCCATTGTTAAGAAGTCACTATATAGAAAGATATCTTCATGAAAGCATTCAACATCAACCAGTGGCTGGCTCTAATTATGATTAGCTTTTACAGAGTAGGGCAGGAAACAGGTTGATCAGTCGGCTTTCTTCTACTTCTTTCTCATTTTAGACCTTGCATGTCTGGACAGTCAAAAAGAAAAAATGAATGGAAAATATTTTCATATGAAATTACAGCCATTTCAAATAGGCCAACAAATAATGAAAACAAAGCGAACAGAGAAAGTTTACTCTATGTGCATGCCGCCTCGGTCTGATGATGGCAAAGAGCTGCCGTGAAGTTCCTCCATGGCCTTGTTTGCTTGTTCAATTTCCTGCCAgataaaaaagttaaaaataatatACTACTTACCTAAATTGCATATAGTTATATAGGAAACTTATGATTCCCCTTACCTGAAAATCAGCAAATGCTACCGGCATTCCACCTCTGGCACGCAATTTGAGCATATTGAATCCAGGATACCTGGCAACAAGTAGaacccccccaaaaaaaaagttttcaattaaatattcacTTAAGCAGTAAAGTGATGAAAACAAAAGAGAAAAGATTGTTGAATTAAGCTGTAGCATCATCATGCCAAcattaagaaaataagaacagAAGATAAAAGATATAGTAAGCATAGGGTACTCACTTGGACAAAACATTCTTCAATTCATCTTCAGTACAATTTGGACCTAGATTTGCAATGAACAGAGTGGAACATTGACCCCCTTCAACAGTATTTTCTGATTGCTGCTAGACAGCCAATCAGGAACATAATCAGAATCATAGTATATGTGATGATTAAGATTGTAAGATTATAGGACTCATGGAGATACCAAACATGAGAAGGAGGATTGGCAAACTTATAATAAATTCAAAAGATAGACCAGAAAGATGGAAAGAGATGCCAAGTGCATACAGTATGTAGCTTACATGTGAAGCAGCTACTGCATTATCAGAAGCATGTACTGTCTCCCCGCTGCACATATGATTAATACCAAACAAGGAAACATATTTAGTGAACCACAAGATTTGGTTAGGATTTTTTTTTCTCCAAATATTGGGAAGTTTAGCTGAGTATTGCATATTTCAATAAGAACATGGTGGTTTCTCAACCTTTTTGAAGCCACTAAATCACCCTTATTGCCTGAGTCATGATTTTCGGCATCAGATGGTTCATCAGAATCACTGTCTCCTGAAAGCAAAAGATAAGGTTCCATTATGTGAAGTGAGTAGCACAGGTTAAGGTGGCATGCTTAGCTAGGGATATAGAGCCATTTTAAAGAAAGCAAAAAAGTACAAGGAGAAACAAATAACAAAGGAAACACAAATTGAAAGAATTTTTGCTGAAGGTGGAAAATTACATCCTTATAATTTGCTTAGTTGGGATCATAAAAAAGAAACAAAGCAGAAATGTACAAATTAGTCTATTTTATAACATAACCAGCACATTACCATCATTACTAGATGTTTCTCGGTTATTATCCCCTCCTTTACTTCTATTATCTATGACAACATAAACTCCGCTACCTGTCCAAAATATCAAAGCAA
This genomic interval from Humulus lupulus chromosome 8, drHumLupu1.1, whole genome shotgun sequence contains the following:
- the LOC133794453 gene encoding protein WHI4 isoform X2 codes for the protein MAHPPYDPYYLHHQQPPPQLDDKSNREGIKTLFVSGLPDDIKAREIHNLFRRRPGFEFCQLKYTGRGNQVVAFATFVNHQSAMEALLSLNGVKFDPQSGYILHIELARSNSRRKRKPGSGVYVVIDNRSKGGDNNRETSSNDGDSDSDEPSDAENHDSGNKGDLVASKSGETVHASDNAVAASHQSENTVEGGQCSTLFIANLGPNCTEDELKNVLSKYPGFNMLKLRARGGMPVAFADFQEIEQANKAMEELHGSSLPSSDRGGMHIEHARSKMRKK
- the LOC133794452 gene encoding inactive protein kinase SELMODRAFT_444075-like — protein: MSRDQRRGKQEKGSDVAEKVVVAVKASKEIPKTALVWALTHVVQPGDCITLLVVVPSQSSGKKLWGFPRFAGDCANGNRKSLLGTISEQKIDIRDSCSQMIVQLRDVYDPNKVNVDIKIVYGSPCGSVAVEAKNAQASWVVLDKHLKPEEKRCMEELQCNIVVMKRSQPKVLRLNLNGLPKEPESACHLPSELDEASQKHPRKKDDCLNPVRVPVGTPTSSPELGTPFTATEAGTSSVSNSDPGTSPLFISEINGVLKKEESFRAKGNQDIDDATSDSDSENLSTSSASLRFQPWISDFLISQSHSTHYVEESSHKSSDRPQASSTKALLGKFQKSDRDAGVGMLNYIGNGDFSGNVREAVSLSRNAPPGPPPLCSICQHKAPVFGKPPRFFSYAELELATGGFSQANFLAEGGYGSVHRGVLPDGQAVAVKQHKLASSQGDHEFCSEVEVLSCAQHRNVVMLIGFCIEDRRRLLVYEYICNGSLDSHLYGQHRQPLEWSARQKVAVGAARGLRYLHEECRVGCIVHRDMRPNNILITHDFEPLVGDFGLARWQPDGDTGVETRVIGTFGYLAPEYAQSGQITEKADVYSFGVVLVELVTGRKAVDLNRPKGQQCLTEWARPLLEDYAIDELIDPRLGNQFSEQEVYCMLHAASLCIRRDPQSRPRMSQVLRVLEGDMVMDSNSNFMSTQGYDVGSQSGRMCWSDQQHQQYSGSLAAEPLEEFSGKLSLENLRPAFWERVKARASCEDL
- the LOC133794453 gene encoding protein WHI4 isoform X1 — protein: MAHPPYDPYYLHHQQPPPQLDDKSNREGIKTLFVSGLPDDIKAREIHNLFRRRPGFEFCQLKYTGRGNQVVAFATFVNHQSAMEALLSLNGVKFDPQSGYILHIELARSNSRRKRKPGSGVYVVIDNRSKGGDNNRETSSNDGDSDSDEPSDAENHDSGNKGDLVASKSGETVHASDNAVAASHQQSENTVEGGQCSTLFIANLGPNCTEDELKNVLSKYPGFNMLKLRARGGMPVAFADFQEIEQANKAMEELHGSSLPSSDRGGMHIEHARSKMRKK